AAGCGTCCTACTTTCACATACTTAGGTAAGGAGGAAGTACAAAATGGAAACAATCAAAGACCTTCTGGCACAAAAGGGGGCCGATATCTGGTCGGTGAGGCCCGAGACTACGGTATTTCAGGCACTGAACCTGATGAGTGAGAAAAATGTCGGTGCGGTTGTCGTCCTTGACGAGCAGCAAAAGATGATCGGTATTTTTTCCGAACGCGACTATGCAAGAAAAACCATCGGAGCCATTGGAAGCCAAGAGTGTCCCCGCGACCTTCCCGTAAAGGAACTGATGACCACGGAGGTTGTCGC
The sequence above is drawn from the Sediminispirochaeta bajacaliforniensis DSM 16054 genome and encodes:
- a CDS encoding CBS domain-containing protein — its product is METIKDLLAQKGADIWSVRPETTVFQALNLMSEKNVGAVVVLDEQQKMIGIFSERDYARKTIGAIGSQECPRDLPVKELMTTEVVAIKPETGVETCMALMTKKRFRHLPVMENNALIGIISIGDIVKAVITEKDFLIAKMEQYIWDN